A stretch of DNA from Vanacampus margaritifer isolate UIUO_Vmar chromosome 1, RoL_Vmar_1.0, whole genome shotgun sequence:
aaatgtaatgaATTTTAATTTCAGCAGCATTATTCCTTACATCCTtagataagattttttttgtcttacctGATTCAACATCCAGTGAGTATTTATCAATGGCCAGGTTCATGGTCTGGTAGGCAGTGTTGGCAAAGTCCTCAAGGATAAGGAAAACAACATTGGCAACACCTCTGGAAACCGGCTTGCCAAACCTCATGCGGCTATTGACCACAATGCTGCCATTTCTGAAGTTGAGGATCTCTAAATTCTGGAAGTTGTTTAGGTTGGACTGCAAGTATGGAACcagctggagaaaaaaaaacacaaagtcatGTTATTCTCGTGGCAGGTTTTCACTTCGTATTGGATCAGTTCTCACCAGTTGTAGAAACCGTTGCTCCAGTGCTTTGTATTCAGGGGAGCTCTTGTTGAAAAGGTCCATTGAGAACGCCATGTTGGTCACCCGGAGTCTGAAGAACACCGTCAGGGCTTGGATTGGCCTGGTCGGCAATGCAATAGCATCCAGCTCGGAGCCCTGCGCCCCACTGGAGTAGCCGCTGCTGTCGCCTTCTGTTACCATACCGCCATATTGGAACATGTCAAGGCTGACATCGATGTCTGTCACGCCAGAGAGGTTGTGCTTGATAGTCTGGATTTCGGTTGCTTCTGTACTCGTAGCATTTTCCGGAAGCATCATAGTTGCTGTTTCAAGAACTTCCGATTCTGTTCCCAAATCATCAGATTTCCCCCCGCTGACTTCTGAAGACACTGTGCTGAATTGAACCTGATCTTCGTGATTGGAGTGCTCAGTATTAAGTGAATCGTCATCTTCGGGTGCTGAATCCGACACTCGAGTGAAGGGTGAATCCTTTTCAGGAGAGAGGGCAATGGGGTTGGGCTCTGAACTAACAGAAGATAAAGTGGTAACAGGAACACTTGTCGCCGTGACAACTAAGATTTCATCTACAACCATGTCTTCTTCCAGAGTAACAACCACAGGCGTTGTTGGTTGAGAGAACGGGATAAGTTGCTCCTCTAATACTTCAAGCTCGTCATGGTGGGTTTCTGGAGGTGGCAAATTGGGTTCTTCAGGTAAGATTTCCTCATGAGGCGATTGAGGAGGTACGGCCTCAGAGTGTGGTTCTTCATAAGCAGCGTCAGTATTATGCTGCACGACAAAAGCGTTTGTCACTGCCACTTCTGGTTCCAAACCTGGGTGCTCTTGGGGCCCGGTCTGCACCTGATGTGCGCCAGTAAATGCCACCAAATTGTGTTGATCATGCGTCACCTGAGACTCTTCATAGAGACCGGACGCTTCCACTGTTTGCACCGACAACTCGACTGTCAGAGTGCCTTTGGGTGAAAATACGGGTGGATCCATGGTAGAGAAGCGTGGGTTTGTACTCATATGTGGTGTAAATAAAACCTGATCCAAGAACGGGTTATCCATGTATCCATCTGGCATAGAGTCGTCTAATGTAGGAAGTATGCGGAAAGGTGTCGAAGGGGTAGACTCAAAACCCAGGACGCCATCCTGCTTGCTGGTTAGTGACTGACCAAGCGCTTCAACTACTTCCTGGATTCCATCATCCTCATCTGTCTCTTCCAGATCCGGTGGTGGCAGGACCTCCAAATGGCTTTCGCCATAAAAGCTCGCTTCCAGTTCCCAAGACTGAAGAGCGCCTTCCTGTCCGTCTCCTGAGAAACCAGAGCCAGATCCAAAATCCATTGTGACCTCATGACCTTTCTGAGGAGGTGGAGCATTGGAAGTTTCATGATCCTCTTGGAGaagcttgttttcaacactAGGAGCATTGCTCACTAGAAAACCCTCCTTTTCAATATTTTCATCAGCtgtcaatcacaaaaaaatcatgGAGGGAACATTAAAACAGCAGATCTAGTTTTGATATTAGTATATCGTATGTGTTGgaaatgattaactcattcactcccagccattttcacttctcccccggctgttttactggattttgactcattttgcaagtcctgttgaaaacacaggcaaaaaagagcttgttgcaacatggccctggctgagctcttatactctgctgccacctgctggccgtttttttgtaataactaccactgctttaagtcagaagctgcatcatgctgtttgctcttgcatacaaaaaaacaaccatttacacgtttttgggtttgaatgagttaaattcagACAAGCATAAACTAGCTAGTAAACGTGTTTGGATCCTTTACTTTCACTCACAGTCTTGCGTGCTTGGCAGCAGACTTGGTATCCTCTCGGGGGTCGGTGGAAATGTTGTAGTCTCATCAATCGTGAAGACGTCGTTTTCGCTCACTGCTTCACTCTTGATGTCTTTCCATGAGTCGAATGAGTCAAAAAGGAAGTCATCCTTCTTCAGAAAAACGTCACGGTTCTCCATGCCTTGACCCGGTGCATCGGGTGGTCTCTCTGCAGCAAGGACGTTATCCTGCCCAGGCGATTATCAGCTATTAATCAGCGGTAAGGAAGATGGATTTTTGTGTATTCGGCGGCAACTCACCATGTTGTCATAGATGTCCGCTGGCCGATTCGTCGGGCTCCCTGGAGGTAACAAATTCTCAGCTGTAGGAAACAGATGACAAATTTCGATACCTTATGAGTCTGATGTTGATCAACATCTGTTGCAACCTATCTCATTCTGAAGAATGAAAATGCCGGGATAAAATGGTGGCAATGGTCATGCATCTAGTCACCGTTCTGTAGCAGCAGCGGGTCGAAGTGGGTCCCCAGGCTGCTGTTGGTCAGGAAGTTGTCTTTGCGGAGAGCTTCTGTAATGTAGTTGCGGAAGTCTGTGATGGTGTAAACGACGGTTGGCTCCTCAGCAGCAGCGGCAGGGTAGTTCTTCTCCACCAGGTTGTTTTGCAGTCTGATGAAATCCATTGTGGCATTGGAGATGCCGTCACTATCCACCGCTAAAGTGATAGCATAGTGGACGTGAACCACCAGACCCCTAAACCCAAAAAGGAAACAGAAACATATTGATTTGCCTTCCTTGGTTCTTGCACGTGTTTTAACTCTTAAAGGATGCAGACTTACCGTTCCAGGTCCTTTTGAGGTCTGACAGCAGAAAGAAACACAGAAAAATTGGAATCAAAAGTTCTCAACACCAATCTGGTGACAATGATTTCAGTATAACAAATCTGCACCTGAATTCGATGACAAAGACATCCTTGAAGCCTGGCACTTTCGCAAAGGCGTCTCGAATCTGGACATGAAACCCAGTAAGCAAAGATTCTTTTCATTACTTGTTTCTAAAGAACTTTTGAAGAAAATCAGAAGAACCGTTGGACATGGGCACTGACACTTTCAAGACCCTTCAAGAATTGTACTCAAACTCAACTTGGTCACTTACCCTGCGAGTGAAGTGTCGAGCTAGTTGCTGGTAGTGGACACTACTCGGGTCTCTCAGAGCACCGTTGTAGGATTCTTCTCTCAGTGTAATGCTCAGCTCCACCATCTGGTCTTTAAGTGGCCTCAGGAAGTTGTCGTCAATTTCGTTGTGAAGCTGAAAATAAAAGATTGTGGAAACGGTTTAGTGGAGTTGAAAAGATTTAGGATCTTGGATGTGGATGACTCACCGAGTTCTCCTGTTCCTCAAAGGGGACATTTAACAAGTCATCGGGATTCGGGGGGCTCACTGTGGAATCTGGAAAGTTGCCATTGTTGTATTCCACGACATACGTTGTACTGGCTGGCACGTAGCTGCTCGGCGTGGCCTCAACGATGGCATCGCTCTCCATGGTTGCTTTAACAACTGTTTCATGGAACGGTGCATCGGTAAAGAGGAGCTGGATTGTGTCTGGGGGAACCTCTGCAGGACGTGCCTGGATACTTTCAACATCCTCAGAGAAGATCACTGGGCTAAGATCTTCACCCGGAAGCTCTTCCTCAACTTCAGGAAATACTTCAATTTCACCTGCATGGTCATTTTCAAGTGCAGAACTCTGCGTGGTCATTTCTGATGTACGTCCCACCGCAGAGTATTCCTCAAGTTCCTCCATAACTTCCGGAACTTCTGATTCAGTCCCTGGCAGTAATTTCTCTGaactctccagagaaaaaactGGACTTGCATCATCATCAGACTCTGGATGTGACTTGCCAATGTTCGTTTGAATTTCCGTAATCGGAGCTTCAAGTTCAGAACTTTTTGATGTGGATTCTACTGTTGAGTGTGTGATGTCATCGCTTCCCTCCAGTGTGTCAGGTACTTCAGGTCCAGTTTCAGCTCCCATAGATTTGACTCCTGAAGGGTCCGTTTCCTCCCCGACTGTGACAATCTCTGTCTCTGCATGGATAATGGCAGCCTCATCTGGACTTTCAGCTGGTTCTTCTGTGGCTTCAACAGGTCCTTCCTCTTGTGCCTCATCAACTAATTCAACAGACTCTTTTGTAGCCAGCATTGGCGCTTCACTACTTTTCTCGTTTTCCAATTTTGTTTCTTCCATCACCACGTCTGGTTGAAACGTATCTGGAAAACCTTCCTCGGTTAAAGCGATGACCCCTGCACGACTATCCTCTTGTGGGACCTGGGCAGTCGGCTTAGAGATTAGCGTTACAATAGCATCAGGAGGAACCTTCGTGGTCTTGTCAGGGTGACCTGCGACGTTAGAGTTGCAGCCTACCGACTTGTCTGgcgcagcagcaacaacagtgTCATAGGTCAACTCCACAGGAGTCTTTGTTAAATCTCCTTCAAGGACTTCCTCATGTGTAGAGGTTGGGGCATCTTGGCCACGGGTTTCTTCAAAAGCAATATAACagagggggaaacaaacaaacatgaaatacaaaaaaagagtaATCATATTGTCATATTGTTGTTTGCATCTGACCACAATGTTCTGAGCATCTGAACTTCAGACTGCCCCTAGACCATTTTTTTACCAAACCCAGACTTCACAGGTCATAAAGGCCCTGAGGTTGTGATGACCCTGGTCCTCGTCCAGCACTAAGCTCGAAAACACTTCAGCTGCTGGTCCGCCATTGACCAGGCTGTGGCCTGTAAATAGGCTTAATGAGCTATTCTGGGCACAGGGTGCATGTGTTCTGGCACCCACTGCTTGCCCCTGCTTGTGGGGTGTAAGCTGACTGACGACAGCTACGCACAACTGATTTCAAACCTGCGTGCACATTTTACGCAACAGTGTCCCGACGTGACTTTCATTTTGTGATCAAAGGATCACCACCAGTGACCTCAGATGACCTTGGAAAACATTTCCCCCTCTGCTTCAGATGTTTTAGCCCATTATTAGGCCAATatagattttttcttttctgccaagcgccaccaaaaaaaaaaagccaaataattGTATGACTTTCTACGATACATCTC
This window harbors:
- the LOC144062656 gene encoding interphotoreceptor matrix proteoglycan 2-like isoform X4, with translation MAGKHRGLWLWTLGLLFLSGCVNMDTGDETEGSAEDMQLLLRHHGSMTRRKRNLLFPSGVKLCSQETLDQAVSNHLNYFHLRVCQETVWEAFKIFWDQLPERGQYRDWVGRCMDGSISIKEIGRFFSQSEEHISLIRSRVGMAAPLSSVPISSGPPLCSSGSLTVIPVGGFLTSAQPETRGQDAPTSTHEEVLEGDLTKTPVELTYDTVVAAAPDKSVPQEDSRAGVIALTEEGFPDTFQPDVVMEETKLENEKSSEAPMLATKESVELVDEAQEEGPVEATEEPAESPDEAAIIHAETEIVTVGEETDPSGVKSMGAETGPEVPDTLEGSDDITHSTVESTSKSSELEAPITEIQTNIGKSHPESDDDASPVFSLESSEKLLPGTESEVPEVMEELEEYSAVGRTSEMTTQSSALENDHAGEIEVFPEVEEELPGEDLSPVIFSEDVESIQARPAEVPPDTIQLLFTDAPFHETVVKATMESDAIVEATPSSYVPASTTYVVEYNNGNFPDSTVSPPNPDDLLNVPFEEQENSLHNEIDDNFLRPLKDQMVELSITLREESYNGALRDPSSVHYQQLARHFTRRIRDAFAKVPGFKDVFVIEFRPQKDLERGLVVHVHYAITLAVDSDGISNATMDFIRLQNNLVEKNYPAAAAEEPTVVYTITDFRNYITEALRKDNFLTNSSLGTHFDPLLLQNAENLLPPGSPTNRPADIYDNMDNVLAAERPPDAPGQGMENRDVFLKKDDFLFDSFDSWKDIKSEAVSENDVFTIDETTTFPPTPERIPSLLPSTQDSDENIEKEGFLVSNAPSVENKLLQEDHETSNAPPPQKGHEVTMDFGSGSGFSGDGQEGALQSWELEASFYGESHLEVLPPPDLEETDEDDGIQEVVEALGQSLTSKQDGVLGFESTPSTPFRILPTLDDSMPDGYMDNPFLDQVLFTPHMSTNPRFSTMDPPVFSPKGTLTVELSVQTVEASGLYEESQVTHDQHNLVAFTGAHQVQTGPQEHPGLEPEVAVTNAFVVQHNTDAAYEEPHSEAVPPQSPHEEILPEEPNLPPPETHHDELEVLEEQLIPFSQPTTPVVVTLEEDMVVDEILVVTATSVPVTTLSSVSSEPNPIALSPEKDSPFTRVSDSAPEDDDSLNTEHSNHEDQVQFSTVSSEVSGGKSDDLGTESEVLETATMMLPENATSTEATEIQTIKHNLSGVTDIDVSLDMFQYGGMVTEGDSSGYSSGAQGSELDAIALPTRPIQALTVFFRLRVTNMAFSMDLFNKSSPEYKALEQRFLQLLVPYLQSNLNNFQNLEILNFRNGSIVVNSRMRFGKPVSRGVANVVFLILEDFANTAYQTMNLAIDKYSLDVESGDNADPCKFQACNAFSQCMVNRWSGEAECVCDAGYLSVDGLPCQSICDVQEDFCLNDGKCDIIAGKGAICRCRVGENWWYRGEHCEEYVSEPLVVGIAIASVVGFLVVAAGIIFFLARTLREQYDSEDMEDPLRRADSVPTLERATKFNPMFESDPVTTQYYRRYDDDLPQYSSPTATSNELSSEEVRHIYQNMALTKEEIQERLRIIELCARDQHFADFVRQTQVYLERRGSSTT
- the LOC144062656 gene encoding interphotoreceptor matrix proteoglycan 2-like isoform X3 yields the protein MAGKHRGLWLWTLGLLFLSGCVNMDTGDETEGSAEDMQLLLRHHGSMTRRKRNLLFPSGVKLCSQETLDQAVSNHLNYFHLRVCQETVWEAFKIFWDQLPERGQYRDWVGRCMDGSISIKEIGRFFSQSEEHISLIRSRVGMAAPLSSVPISSGPPLCSSGSLTVIPVGGFLTSAQPETRGQDAPTSTHEEVLEGDLTKTPVELTYDTVVAAAPDKSPTAQVPQEDSRAGVIALTEEGFPDTFQPDVVMEETKLENEKSSEAPMLATKESVELVDEAQEEGPVEATEEPAESPDEAAIIHAETEIVTVGEETDPSGVKSMGAETGPEVPDTLEGSDDITHSTVESTSKSSELEAPITEIQTNIGKSHPESDDDASPVFSLESSEKLLPGTESEVPEVMEELEEYSAVGRTSEMTTQSSALENDHAGEIEVFPEVEEELPGEDLSPVIFSEDVESIQARPAEVPPDTIQLLFTDAPFHETVVKATMESDAIVEATPSSYVPASTTYVVEYNNGNFPDSTVSPPNPDDLLNVPFEEQENSLHNEIDDNFLRPLKDQMVELSITLREESYNGALRDPSSVHYQQLARHFTRRIRDAFAKVPGFKDVFVIEFRPQKDLERGLVVHVHYAITLAVDSDGISNATMDFIRLQNNLVEKNYPAAAAEEPTVVYTITDFRNYITEALRKDNFLTNSSLGTHFDPLLLQNAENLLPPGSPTNRPADIYDNMDNVLAAERPPDAPGQGMENRDVFLKKDDFLFDSFDSWKDIKSEAVSENDVFTIDETTTFPPTPERIPSLLPSTQDSDENIEKEGFLVSNAPSVENKLLQEDHETSNAPPPQKGHEVTMDFGSGSGFSGDGQEGALQSWELEASFYGESHLEVLPPPDLEETDEDDGIQEVVEALGQSLTSKQDGVLGFESTPSTPFRILPTLDDSMPDGYMDNPFLDQVLFTPHMSTNPRFSTMDPPVFSPKGTLTVELSVQTVEASGLYEESQVTHDQHNLVAFTGAHQVQTGPQEHPGLEPEVAVTNAFVVQHNTDAAYEEPHSEAVPPQSPHEEILPEEPNLPPPETHHDELEVLEEQLIPFSQPTTPVVVTLEEDMVVDEILVVTATSVPVTTLSSVSSEPNPIALSPEKDSPFTRVSDSAPEDDDSLNTEHSNHEDQVQFSTVSSEVSGGKSDDLGTESEVLETATMMLPENATSTEATEIQTIKHNLSGVTDIDVSLDMFQYGGMVTEGDSSGYSSGAQGSELDAIALPTRPIQALTVFFRLRVTNMAFSMDLFNKSSPEYKALEQRFLQLLVPYLQSNLNNFQNLEILNFRNGSIVVNSRMRFGKPVSRGVANVVFLILEDFANTAYQTMNLAIDKYSLDVESGDNADPCKFQACNAFSQCMVNRWSGEAECVCDAGYLSVDGLPCQSICDVQEDFCLNDGKCDIIAGKGAICRCRVGENWWYRGEHCEEYVSEPLVVGIAIASVVGFLVVAAGIIFFLARTLREQYDSEDMEDPLRRADSVPTLERATKFNPMFESDPVTTQYYRRYDDDLPQYSSPTATSNELSSEEVRHIYQNMALTKEEIQERLRIIELCARDQHFADFVRQTQVYLERRGSSTT
- the LOC144062656 gene encoding interphotoreceptor matrix proteoglycan 2-like isoform X2, which codes for MAGKHRGLWLWTLGLLFLSGCVNMDTGDETEGSAEDMQLLLRHHGSMTRRKRNLLFPSGVKLCSQETLDQAVSNHLNYFHLRVCQETVWEAFKIFWDQLPERGQYRDWVGRCMDGSISIKEIGRFFSQSEEHISLIRSRVGMAAPLSSSGSLTVIPVGGFLTSAQPETRGQDAPTSTHEEVLEGDLTKTPVELTYDTVVAAAPDKSVGCNSNVAGHPDKTTKVPPDAIVTLISKPTAQVPQEDSRAGVIALTEEGFPDTFQPDVVMEETKLENEKSSEAPMLATKESVELVDEAQEEGPVEATEEPAESPDEAAIIHAETEIVTVGEETDPSGVKSMGAETGPEVPDTLEGSDDITHSTVESTSKSSELEAPITEIQTNIGKSHPESDDDASPVFSLESSEKLLPGTESEVPEVMEELEEYSAVGRTSEMTTQSSALENDHAGEIEVFPEVEEELPGEDLSPVIFSEDVESIQARPAEVPPDTIQLLFTDAPFHETVVKATMESDAIVEATPSSYVPASTTYVVEYNNGNFPDSTVSPPNPDDLLNVPFEEQENSLHNEIDDNFLRPLKDQMVELSITLREESYNGALRDPSSVHYQQLARHFTRRIRDAFAKVPGFKDVFVIEFRPQKDLERGLVVHVHYAITLAVDSDGISNATMDFIRLQNNLVEKNYPAAAAEEPTVVYTITDFRNYITEALRKDNFLTNSSLGTHFDPLLLQNAENLLPPGSPTNRPADIYDNMDNVLAAERPPDAPGQGMENRDVFLKKDDFLFDSFDSWKDIKSEAVSENDVFTIDETTTFPPTPERIPSLLPSTQDSDENIEKEGFLVSNAPSVENKLLQEDHETSNAPPPQKGHEVTMDFGSGSGFSGDGQEGALQSWELEASFYGESHLEVLPPPDLEETDEDDGIQEVVEALGQSLTSKQDGVLGFESTPSTPFRILPTLDDSMPDGYMDNPFLDQVLFTPHMSTNPRFSTMDPPVFSPKGTLTVELSVQTVEASGLYEESQVTHDQHNLVAFTGAHQVQTGPQEHPGLEPEVAVTNAFVVQHNTDAAYEEPHSEAVPPQSPHEEILPEEPNLPPPETHHDELEVLEEQLIPFSQPTTPVVVTLEEDMVVDEILVVTATSVPVTTLSSVSSEPNPIALSPEKDSPFTRVSDSAPEDDDSLNTEHSNHEDQVQFSTVSSEVSGGKSDDLGTESEVLETATMMLPENATSTEATEIQTIKHNLSGVTDIDVSLDMFQYGGMVTEGDSSGYSSGAQGSELDAIALPTRPIQALTVFFRLRVTNMAFSMDLFNKSSPEYKALEQRFLQLLVPYLQSNLNNFQNLEILNFRNGSIVVNSRMRFGKPVSRGVANVVFLILEDFANTAYQTMNLAIDKYSLDVESGDNADPCKFQACNAFSQCMVNRWSGEAECVCDAGYLSVDGLPCQSICDVQEDFCLNDGKCDIIAGKGAICRCRVGENWWYRGEHCEEYVSEPLVVGIAIASVVGFLVVAAGIIFFLARTLREQYDSEDMEDPLRRADSVPTLERATKFNPMFESDPVTTQYYRRYDDDLPQYSSPTATSNELSSEEVRHIYQNMALTKEEIQERLRIIELCARDQHFADFVRQTQVYLERRGSSTT
- the LOC144062656 gene encoding interphotoreceptor matrix proteoglycan 2-like isoform X1; amino-acid sequence: MAGKHRGLWLWTLGLLFLSGCVNMDTGDETEGSAEDMQLLLRHHGSMTRRKRNLLFPSGVKLCSQETLDQAVSNHLNYFHLRVCQETVWEAFKIFWDQLPERGQYRDWVGRCMDGSISIKEIGRFFSQSEEHISLIRSRVGMAAPLSSVPISSGPPLCSSGSLTVIPVGGFLTSAQPETRGQDAPTSTHEEVLEGDLTKTPVELTYDTVVAAAPDKSVGCNSNVAGHPDKTTKVPPDAIVTLISKPTAQVPQEDSRAGVIALTEEGFPDTFQPDVVMEETKLENEKSSEAPMLATKESVELVDEAQEEGPVEATEEPAESPDEAAIIHAETEIVTVGEETDPSGVKSMGAETGPEVPDTLEGSDDITHSTVESTSKSSELEAPITEIQTNIGKSHPESDDDASPVFSLESSEKLLPGTESEVPEVMEELEEYSAVGRTSEMTTQSSALENDHAGEIEVFPEVEEELPGEDLSPVIFSEDVESIQARPAEVPPDTIQLLFTDAPFHETVVKATMESDAIVEATPSSYVPASTTYVVEYNNGNFPDSTVSPPNPDDLLNVPFEEQENSLHNEIDDNFLRPLKDQMVELSITLREESYNGALRDPSSVHYQQLARHFTRRIRDAFAKVPGFKDVFVIEFRPQKDLERGLVVHVHYAITLAVDSDGISNATMDFIRLQNNLVEKNYPAAAAEEPTVVYTITDFRNYITEALRKDNFLTNSSLGTHFDPLLLQNAENLLPPGSPTNRPADIYDNMDNVLAAERPPDAPGQGMENRDVFLKKDDFLFDSFDSWKDIKSEAVSENDVFTIDETTTFPPTPERIPSLLPSTQDSDENIEKEGFLVSNAPSVENKLLQEDHETSNAPPPQKGHEVTMDFGSGSGFSGDGQEGALQSWELEASFYGESHLEVLPPPDLEETDEDDGIQEVVEALGQSLTSKQDGVLGFESTPSTPFRILPTLDDSMPDGYMDNPFLDQVLFTPHMSTNPRFSTMDPPVFSPKGTLTVELSVQTVEASGLYEESQVTHDQHNLVAFTGAHQVQTGPQEHPGLEPEVAVTNAFVVQHNTDAAYEEPHSEAVPPQSPHEEILPEEPNLPPPETHHDELEVLEEQLIPFSQPTTPVVVTLEEDMVVDEILVVTATSVPVTTLSSVSSEPNPIALSPEKDSPFTRVSDSAPEDDDSLNTEHSNHEDQVQFSTVSSEVSGGKSDDLGTESEVLETATMMLPENATSTEATEIQTIKHNLSGVTDIDVSLDMFQYGGMVTEGDSSGYSSGAQGSELDAIALPTRPIQALTVFFRLRVTNMAFSMDLFNKSSPEYKALEQRFLQLLVPYLQSNLNNFQNLEILNFRNGSIVVNSRMRFGKPVSRGVANVVFLILEDFANTAYQTMNLAIDKYSLDVESGDNADPCKFQACNAFSQCMVNRWSGEAECVCDAGYLSVDGLPCQSICDVQEDFCLNDGKCDIIAGKGAICRCRVGENWWYRGEHCEEYVSEPLVVGIAIASVVGFLVVAAGIIFFLARTLREQYDSEDMEDPLRRADSVPTLERATKFNPMFESDPVTTQYYRRYDDDLPQYSSPTATSNELSSEEVRHIYQNMALTKEEIQERLRIIELCARDQHFADFVRQTQVYLERRGSSTT